A genomic stretch from uncultured Cohaesibacter sp. includes:
- the rseP gene encoding RIP metalloprotease RseP, whose amino-acid sequence MEIFQSIFSAGTGLLGYVIPALFVLMIVVFFHELGHFMVARWCGVTISEFSIGFGKELFGFYDKHGTRWKISAIPLGGFVKFLGDENAASVPDQEAMENGGQDDREGSLHSKSLWARAAIVAAGPFANFLLSIVIFGMLLFLYGKPITPARVDSIVPESAAAEAGFEVGDIMLSIDGQKIKSFADVQGIVAMSSGDALDIVVDRNGERVSLMTTPRRTEVTDQFGNKQKIGVLGIRHEARAEDVVRKEYGPLQAAWGGVTETYSIIDRTLGYVGRIFVGKEDADQLGGPIRVAQVSGQVATLGIVALFNLAAILSVSIGLLNLFPIPMLDGGHLVYYALEGIRGKPLSPKSQELGFRIGLALVFSLMIFATFNDITHIFLSN is encoded by the coding sequence ATGGAAATCTTTCAGAGCATCTTTTCTGCCGGTACAGGCTTGCTCGGCTATGTCATTCCTGCGCTTTTCGTGCTTATGATTGTCGTGTTCTTTCATGAGCTTGGCCACTTCATGGTGGCCCGTTGGTGTGGCGTTACCATCAGCGAGTTCTCAATTGGCTTTGGTAAAGAGCTGTTCGGTTTTTATGACAAGCACGGCACCCGCTGGAAGATTTCGGCGATCCCTTTGGGGGGATTCGTGAAATTTCTTGGTGACGAAAATGCGGCAAGCGTGCCGGATCAAGAGGCTATGGAGAATGGTGGCCAGGATGACAGGGAAGGCTCCCTGCATTCCAAATCCTTGTGGGCGCGGGCAGCCATCGTGGCGGCCGGGCCTTTCGCCAATTTCCTGCTCTCCATCGTTATCTTCGGAATGCTGCTGTTTCTTTATGGCAAACCCATTACCCCGGCGCGGGTGGATTCCATCGTACCGGAAAGCGCCGCGGCGGAAGCCGGGTTTGAAGTCGGCGATATCATGCTGTCCATTGATGGACAGAAGATCAAGTCTTTCGCTGATGTGCAGGGCATTGTGGCCATGAGCTCCGGTGACGCGCTCGATATTGTGGTTGATCGGAACGGGGAACGTGTTTCCCTGATGACGACACCGAGACGCACCGAAGTGACCGATCAATTTGGCAACAAGCAGAAAATCGGCGTTCTGGGTATCCGTCACGAAGCGCGCGCAGAAGATGTTGTGCGCAAGGAATATGGTCCCTTGCAGGCTGCCTGGGGTGGTGTCACCGAGACCTATTCAATTATTGATCGCACGCTTGGCTATGTCGGGCGGATCTTTGTTGGCAAGGAAGATGCAGACCAGTTGGGCGGTCCGATCCGCGTTGCGCAGGTTTCCGGACAGGTGGCAACCTTGGGAATCGTCGCCTTGTTCAATCTTGCCGCGATCCTTTCGGTCAGCATCGGATTGCTCAATTTGTTCCCGATCCCGATGTTGGACGGGGGGCATCTTGTCTACTATGCGCTGGAAGGTATTCGGGGCAAGCCACTGTCGCCAAAAAGTCAGGAGCTTGGGTTCCGTATCGGGCTGGCGCTGGTCTTCTCATTGATGATATTTGCCACCTTCAATGACATCACTCATATCTTCCTGTCGAATTAG
- the lpxD gene encoding UDP-3-O-(3-hydroxymyristoyl)glucosamine N-acyltransferase produces MTDAAFFSKVETLSLGAIAKLIGAELPDGADGEMQICDVAPIDTAAEGHVTFLDNPKYVGQLGKTTASAVICAKRYHERVPEGVVVLESKDPYRAFSEVSAAFYPEAAVPMAYFETDGGISQAAYIHPSAKVEPGVCIEPGVSVGANAEIGAGTTIGAGAVVGQGVRVGRNCHIGANCVLQHTLVGDSVIIHPGVCSGQDGFGFSMSATGHQKVPQIGRVIIQDRVEIGANSTIDRGANRDTIIGEGTKIDNQVQIGHNVEVGRHCVLVSQVGLSGSSKLEDFVAIGGQTGVAGHITIGMGAQIAAVSVVKDDVPAGGRYGGVPAKPVKQWFREMTALSRLAEKNK; encoded by the coding sequence ATGACCGACGCTGCTTTTTTTTCCAAAGTTGAAACCCTTTCCCTTGGCGCAATCGCAAAGCTGATTGGGGCTGAATTGCCTGACGGTGCCGATGGCGAAATGCAAATTTGCGATGTTGCCCCGATCGACACAGCTGCCGAGGGGCATGTCACTTTTCTTGATAATCCCAAATATGTGGGACAGTTGGGAAAGACGACGGCAAGCGCTGTGATTTGCGCCAAGCGCTATCACGAGAGAGTGCCCGAAGGGGTTGTGGTGTTGGAGTCGAAAGATCCTTACAGAGCTTTCTCGGAAGTTTCAGCGGCTTTCTACCCGGAAGCTGCCGTGCCAATGGCCTATTTCGAAACGGACGGGGGCATTTCTCAGGCAGCGTATATCCATCCATCAGCCAAGGTTGAACCAGGTGTCTGTATCGAACCTGGCGTCAGCGTTGGGGCGAACGCCGAGATTGGGGCTGGCACCACAATTGGGGCTGGCGCCGTTGTCGGGCAGGGGGTTCGGGTTGGTCGCAATTGCCATATTGGCGCGAATTGTGTGCTGCAACATACGCTTGTCGGCGACAGTGTGATCATTCATCCGGGTGTTTGCAGTGGACAGGATGGCTTCGGCTTCTCCATGAGTGCGACCGGCCACCAAAAAGTGCCGCAAATCGGGCGTGTTATCATTCAGGATCGCGTTGAAATCGGTGCCAACAGCACGATCGATCGTGGAGCCAACCGCGATACCATCATCGGCGAAGGCACCAAGATCGACAATCAGGTCCAGATTGGGCACAATGTGGAAGTTGGTCGTCACTGTGTTCTTGTTTCACAGGTTGGCCTTTCCGGTTCTTCCAAACTTGAAGATTTTGTCGCCATTGGTGGACAAACCGGTGTTGCTGGTCATATCACCATTGGTATGGGGGCTCAAATTGCCGCTGTTAGTGTGGTTAAGGATGACGTACCGGCCGGTGGTCGCTATGGTGGCGTACCAGCAAAGCCGGTAAAACAGTGGTTCCGCGAAATGACGGCACTGAGCCGTCTCGCTGAGAAAAACAAATAG
- the bamA gene encoding outer membrane protein assembly factor BamA gives MKKIKTIAWKAALATVMCAGAQLGPVDIFAISPAFAQTVSQVVVRGNARVSDDTIRSYVVIKPGQRSSAYDIDESLKALYQTGLFKDVDIRMSGSSLVVDVTENAVINRISFEGNKRVKDKQLETVVTSKSRGILSENRIQTDVQRILEAYRRAGRFGARVEPKVIDLGRNRADLVFEITEGAKTSVAKVSILGNKAFGDSRLQNVLTTKESGWLSWLLTDDVYDADRLAADEERLRQFYLNHGYADFRVVSSVADLDRERNKFFVTITVDEGEQYRIGDVEVDSAVPEVDGESLRSQVHTDAGDVYSVDAVSKSLEDMTIEISKSGYAFARVTPRADRDYENKIINLVYQVDEGNRAYVERINIRGNTRTRDYVIRREFDMAEGDAFNRVLLDRAKRRLDALGFFEKVAITTSPGTSADRVVLNVDVTEKGTGAVTLGGGYSTSDGFIADVSVSEKNFMGRGQYLKVSASGGASKQSYTLSFTEPYFLGRRLAAGFDLFHSTYEDNDYRDYDYKRDGGTIRFGLPITEEISFNPYYTFEQKEISNYSAYSSPTASPGIKQAQDEGATIKSAIGYSLVYNSLDSMTAPTSGIYGKFSQEFAGLGGDVRFIKSTVDARYYHELYPAWSLVGMLRVGAGHIQGFGGDDVRLLDSFSQGGETIRGFASYGFGPRDATSGEGLGGKTYFNATAEMQFPLPYLDSVGLSGAVFADAGTLFGSDATGSIKDERSIRSSIGAGVIWASPFGRLRLDYGYALTKEDYDETQIIRFGAASSF, from the coding sequence ATGAAGAAAATTAAGACCATCGCATGGAAAGCGGCACTAGCAACCGTTATGTGTGCGGGAGCGCAGCTCGGTCCTGTAGATATTTTTGCAATCAGTCCGGCCTTTGCACAAACGGTCAGTCAAGTCGTTGTAAGAGGCAATGCGCGCGTATCGGATGACACCATCCGGTCTTACGTCGTGATCAAGCCGGGGCAACGATCCAGCGCTTATGACATTGATGAATCGCTTAAAGCACTCTATCAGACAGGCCTTTTCAAAGACGTCGATATTCGCATGAGTGGTTCTTCGCTGGTTGTTGATGTCACGGAAAATGCGGTGATCAACCGCATTTCCTTTGAAGGCAACAAGCGCGTTAAAGACAAACAGCTAGAAACTGTCGTGACCTCCAAGAGCCGCGGCATTCTTAGCGAGAACCGTATTCAGACAGACGTTCAGCGTATTCTGGAAGCATATCGTCGCGCTGGGCGCTTTGGCGCTCGTGTCGAGCCCAAGGTTATTGATTTGGGGCGCAATCGCGCAGACCTTGTGTTCGAGATCACCGAAGGCGCAAAGACCTCCGTTGCCAAGGTTTCCATTCTTGGCAACAAGGCTTTTGGCGACTCCCGTTTGCAGAATGTTCTGACGACAAAAGAATCCGGCTGGCTGAGCTGGTTGCTGACCGACGACGTTTACGATGCTGATCGCCTGGCTGCCGACGAAGAGCGCCTGCGTCAGTTTTATCTCAATCATGGTTATGCGGACTTCCGCGTTGTTTCCTCGGTTGCCGATTTGGACCGTGAGCGGAACAAATTCTTTGTGACCATCACCGTCGACGAAGGCGAGCAGTATCGCATTGGTGACGTTGAAGTGGATAGCGCTGTTCCTGAAGTGGATGGTGAATCGCTGCGCAGTCAGGTTCATACTGATGCCGGTGATGTTTACAGCGTCGATGCTGTCTCCAAGTCTCTTGAAGACATGACAATCGAGATTTCCAAATCCGGTTATGCTTTCGCTCGTGTTACACCGCGCGCTGATCGCGACTATGAAAATAAGATCATCAATCTTGTTTATCAGGTTGATGAGGGCAATCGCGCTTATGTTGAGCGGATTAATATCCGTGGCAACACCCGTACGCGCGATTATGTCATTCGCCGTGAATTCGATATGGCAGAAGGGGATGCATTCAATCGCGTCCTTCTTGATCGTGCCAAGCGGCGTCTGGACGCTCTGGGATTCTTTGAAAAGGTCGCGATTACCACTTCTCCTGGCACAAGCGCTGACCGCGTTGTTCTCAATGTCGATGTGACCGAAAAGGGCACCGGCGCTGTTACCTTGGGTGGTGGTTATTCTACCAGCGATGGCTTCATTGCTGATGTGTCCGTGTCTGAAAAGAACTTCATGGGCCGTGGGCAGTATTTGAAAGTATCCGCTTCGGGCGGTGCTTCCAAGCAGTCTTACACATTGTCCTTCACCGAGCCATATTTCTTGGGTCGTCGGTTGGCAGCAGGCTTTGACCTGTTCCATTCAACCTATGAAGACAATGACTATCGCGATTATGATTATAAGCGTGATGGTGGTACCATCCGGTTTGGTTTGCCGATCACTGAAGAGATCTCCTTCAATCCATACTATACGTTTGAACAGAAAGAGATTTCGAATTACTCCGCTTATAGTTCTCCAACGGCTTCTCCCGGCATTAAACAGGCTCAGGATGAAGGCGCGACCATCAAGTCTGCAATCGGTTATAGCTTGGTCTATAATTCGCTTGACAGCATGACGGCTCCTACCAGCGGTATCTATGGCAAGTTTAGTCAGGAATTCGCTGGTTTGGGTGGTGATGTTCGCTTCATCAAGTCGACCGTTGATGCCCGTTACTATCACGAGCTTTACCCTGCATGGAGCCTTGTTGGCATGTTGCGCGTTGGCGCTGGTCATATTCAGGGCTTTGGTGGCGATGACGTTCGTCTGCTTGACTCCTTCAGTCAGGGCGGTGAAACGATCCGTGGTTTTGCTTCTTATGGCTTCGGTCCGCGTGATGCGACTTCCGGTGAAGGTTTGGGCGGTAAGACCTACTTTAACGCAACTGCCGAAATGCAGTTCCCGCTGCCTTATCTGGACAGCGTCGGGTTGAGTGGGGCGGTCTTTGCTGATGCAGGAACGCTGTTTGGATCTGATGCAACTGGTTCCATCAAAGATGAACGCAGCATCCGCTCTTCCATTGGCGCTGGCGTCATTTGGGCTAGCCCGTTCGGCAGACTGCGTCTTGACTATGGTTACGCTCTGACCAAAGAAGATTATGATGAAACGCAGATTATCCGCTTCGGCGCTGCGTCTTCCTTCTAA
- the lpxA gene encoding acyl-ACP--UDP-N-acetylglucosamine O-acyltransferase → MANIHPTAIVADGAQLADDIEIGPYSVIGANVVIGEGGKVHSHVVIEGNTKIGKNVEIFPFASVGTIPQDLKFEGENVGCEIGDNVNIREYVTINPGTQGGGGLTRVGNNCHLMVGAHIAHDCMIGNDVILVNHATIAGHCEIGDHAIVAGLSAVIQFARVGEHAFVGGMSGVENDVIPFGSVIGNRAHLGGLNIVGLKRRGFSRDTIHNLRHAYQMLFDAEGTLTERVDKVAVAFGEDENVMKIVDFIRKDSKKSLCTPRSNKD, encoded by the coding sequence ATGGCGAATATTCATCCAACCGCAATTGTTGCCGATGGTGCGCAACTCGCCGATGATATCGAAATCGGCCCTTATAGCGTCATCGGTGCGAATGTTGTCATTGGAGAAGGTGGCAAGGTACATTCTCATGTGGTGATCGAAGGGAATACCAAGATCGGCAAGAATGTCGAGATTTTCCCCTTTGCATCGGTTGGAACCATTCCCCAGGATCTGAAGTTTGAAGGCGAGAATGTCGGCTGCGAGATTGGCGACAATGTCAATATTCGCGAATATGTGACCATCAATCCCGGGACACAGGGCGGTGGTGGCCTGACCAGGGTGGGCAACAATTGTCACCTTATGGTCGGCGCACACATTGCCCATGACTGCATGATCGGCAATGACGTCATTCTGGTGAACCATGCGACCATTGCTGGCCATTGCGAAATTGGTGATCATGCGATTGTCGCCGGGCTTTCGGCGGTTATCCAGTTCGCGCGCGTCGGTGAGCATGCCTTTGTGGGCGGCATGTCCGGTGTCGAGAATGATGTGATCCCGTTTGGTTCGGTTATCGGCAATCGGGCGCATTTGGGGGGCTTGAATATTGTCGGCCTCAAGCGCCGTGGATTCTCGCGCGATACCATCCATAATCTGCGCCATGCCTACCAGATGTTGTTCGATGCTGAGGGTACATTGACTGAGCGCGTGGACAAGGTGGCTGTTGCCTTTGGTGAAGACGAGAATGTCATGAAGATCGTGGACTTCATTCGCAAGGATTCCAAGAAGTCTCTTTGCACCCCACGCAGCAACAAGGATTGA
- the lpxB gene encoding lipid-A-disaccharide synthase has protein sequence MSKEVPLIYIVIGEESGDQLGARAMRAIKQACGGHVRFAGLAGARMQAEGLTSLFPLSEIAVMGIINIIKQYPSLYRRGMEVVDDVLAKNPDLLLIIDSPEFTHAVAKRVRKRRPDLPIIDYVSPSVWAWRPGRARKMARYVDHVLALLPFEVEAHKRLQGPPCSYVGHPLIERLDVLRPAAGERGSLDAPVLLVLPGSRRSEVSRLLAEFGAVVKLAKEGHPNLRVILPAVAHLKELIDEGLKDWPVQPEVVLGEEAKFAAFRQAHAALAASGTVTLEIGLAGIPMVVAYKVDWIVRQFKWLLTAHSIVLTNLVLGYNAIPEFLDEEANAQNLANHLLPLLEASAERAAQEAALSELDEKMTLPDETPSERVARIVLKALPSSSSLG, from the coding sequence ATGAGTAAAGAAGTTCCTCTGATCTATATCGTTATTGGCGAAGAATCCGGCGATCAGCTTGGGGCACGTGCCATGAGGGCAATCAAACAGGCTTGTGGTGGCCATGTGCGCTTTGCCGGGCTAGCAGGTGCGCGGATGCAAGCCGAAGGGCTTACTTCCCTCTTTCCCCTCTCAGAGATCGCCGTGATGGGCATCATCAACATCATCAAGCAATATCCGTCGCTCTATCGTAGGGGCATGGAAGTGGTCGATGATGTGCTTGCCAAAAATCCCGACCTGCTGCTTATAATCGACAGTCCGGAATTCACCCATGCTGTTGCCAAACGGGTGCGCAAGAGGCGGCCGGATTTGCCCATCATTGACTATGTGTCTCCCAGCGTGTGGGCCTGGCGTCCCGGTCGGGCGCGCAAGATGGCGCGTTATGTGGATCATGTGCTGGCATTGCTGCCGTTCGAAGTGGAAGCACATAAGCGCTTGCAAGGGCCTCCTTGCAGCTATGTGGGCCATCCTCTTATCGAACGTCTGGATGTTCTGCGTCCCGCTGCAGGGGAGCGTGGGAGCCTGGATGCGCCGGTGCTGTTGGTTCTGCCGGGCTCGCGCCGCAGTGAAGTGTCGCGCTTGCTTGCTGAATTTGGTGCTGTTGTCAAACTGGCCAAGGAGGGACACCCGAATTTGCGGGTCATTCTGCCTGCCGTCGCGCATCTGAAAGAGCTGATTGATGAAGGGCTGAAGGATTGGCCTGTCCAGCCTGAGGTTGTTCTGGGGGAAGAGGCCAAATTCGCGGCCTTCAGACAAGCGCATGCTGCGCTGGCAGCATCAGGCACAGTGACACTGGAGATCGGTTTGGCGGGCATACCGATGGTTGTCGCCTACAAGGTTGATTGGATCGTGCGGCAGTTCAAATGGTTACTGACGGCCCATTCCATCGTACTGACCAATCTGGTGCTAGGTTACAATGCCATTCCGGAATTTCTGGATGAAGAGGCGAATGCACAGAATTTGGCCAATCATCTGCTGCCTTTGCTTGAGGCCAGTGCGGAGCGGGCGGCTCAGGAGGCTGCGTTGAGCGAGCTCGATGAAAAAATGACCTTGCCCGATGAAACCCCAAGCGAGCGGGTGGCGCGCATCGTGCTCAAGGCACTACCGTCGTCCTCATCTCTTGGCTAA
- the lpxI gene encoding UDP-2,3-diacylglucosamine diphosphatase LpxI (LpxI, functionally equivalent to LpxH, replaces it in LPS biosynthesis in a minority of bacteria.): MVSCGDGPVGIIAGGQDLPFEVIDALQAAGRPYFIFGIVGEADARIEDHPHHWIKWGEIGLLFKLIEQNAILELLCIGSIRSRPDFSNIRLDLGAMKALPAILRIMAAGGDEGVLQGVAGFFEKRGVRLVSVPEVAPRLVVGSELSVGAKAAETNRCDIALAARAAGVIGALDAGQGVVVAAGRILAMEGPEGTDQMLTRVVQIRQEKRARWNEGKQGVLLKRARPGQDLRFDMPTIGPRTIENARKAGLAGIVCAQGEVLCANREQSLDVARSTGLFLVSRKLEDFSL; the protein is encoded by the coding sequence ATGGTGTCTTGCGGTGATGGGCCGGTGGGCATCATCGCCGGCGGACAGGATCTTCCTTTTGAAGTGATCGATGCTCTGCAGGCAGCCGGGCGTCCGTATTTCATCTTCGGAATTGTCGGCGAAGCTGATGCGCGTATTGAGGACCATCCTCACCACTGGATCAAGTGGGGCGAAATCGGCCTGCTTTTCAAACTCATAGAACAGAATGCCATCCTAGAGCTGCTATGCATTGGCTCTATTCGGTCGCGTCCGGATTTCAGCAATATACGTCTTGATCTTGGCGCCATGAAGGCTCTGCCTGCAATTTTGCGCATCATGGCGGCAGGTGGTGATGAAGGTGTGTTGCAAGGGGTGGCTGGCTTCTTTGAAAAGCGCGGGGTTCGGCTGGTTTCCGTGCCCGAAGTAGCGCCGAGGCTTGTCGTTGGCTCGGAGCTCAGTGTCGGCGCGAAAGCTGCTGAGACCAACAGGTGCGATATTGCTCTTGCCGCACGGGCTGCCGGTGTCATCGGCGCACTGGATGCCGGGCAAGGGGTTGTCGTTGCAGCAGGGCGCATTCTGGCAATGGAAGGGCCGGAAGGGACCGACCAGATGTTGACCCGCGTTGTGCAGATCCGCCAGGAGAAACGCGCGCGTTGGAATGAGGGCAAACAGGGTGTGCTGCTCAAGCGCGCAAGGCCCGGTCAGGACCTGCGTTTTGATATGCCCACCATTGGCCCCCGGACGATTGAGAATGCCCGGAAAGCGGGGCTGGCGGGTATTGTTTGTGCGCAAGGGGAAGTGCTCTGCGCCAATCGGGAACAGAGCCTTGATGTGGCGCGCTCAACCGGACTTTTTCTCGTTTCTCGCAAGCTTGAAGACTTTTCTCTTTGA
- a CDS encoding alpha/beta hydrolase — MVGKPDKALLDYVARFSYIPDPDANEPLEVIREKSTEVRRSLVGRHNDKVTIIDTDFGRRFTPETIKGGPRKLILYIHGGGWRNCNVITHSSVMADMAVLSEREVFGLSYPLAPEQTHPAAIDAVCAKIEKIAAEEKCEIALAGDSAGANLALAAALRLRDEKKPVRIFALLLYYGCYRRLYDTRSHNAYGDGSNGLATAWMRDLWNFYLPDDVDPAYADLSEAEMWNLPPVYLCEAECDCLADDSRWLAGKLMEAGVKHYYDVYEGAVHGFIHFSQYYDPSYKALGSAGRFLVMLDDQERMLQP; from the coding sequence ATGGTTGGTAAACCCGATAAAGCCTTGCTGGATTATGTTGCGCGCTTTTCCTATATCCCTGACCCGGATGCCAATGAGCCTCTGGAGGTCATCCGCGAGAAATCCACCGAAGTGCGCCGATCGCTTGTTGGGCGCCATAACGATAAAGTCACGATTATCGATACTGACTTCGGTCGACGGTTTACCCCTGAAACGATCAAGGGCGGACCACGCAAGCTGATCCTCTATATTCATGGCGGAGGTTGGCGCAATTGCAATGTCATCACCCATTCAAGTGTTATGGCAGACATGGCTGTTCTTTCTGAGCGAGAAGTGTTTGGCCTCAGTTATCCGTTGGCGCCAGAACAAACGCATCCTGCGGCCATTGATGCAGTGTGCGCAAAGATCGAGAAGATTGCGGCTGAAGAGAAGTGCGAGATTGCCTTGGCCGGCGATAGCGCCGGAGCCAATCTGGCCTTGGCTGCAGCTCTGCGATTGCGAGACGAGAAGAAGCCTGTGCGCATTTTTGCGCTGCTTCTATATTATGGTTGCTACCGTCGCCTTTATGATACGCGTTCACATAATGCCTACGGCGATGGCAGCAACGGGCTTGCCACCGCATGGATGCGGGATTTGTGGAATTTCTATCTGCCGGATGATGTTGATCCTGCCTATGCGGATCTGAGTGAAGCCGAAATGTGGAATCTACCACCGGTCTATTTGTGCGAAGCAGAGTGCGATTGTCTGGCCGATGATAGCCGCTGGCTTGCGGGCAAGCTGATGGAAGCGGGTGTGAAGCACTATTACGATGTCTATGAAGGCGCCGTGCATGGCTTTATTCATTTCAGCCAATATTATGACCCCAGCTATAAGGCGCTAGGGTCCGCAGGGCGGTTTCTTGTAATGCTTGATGACCAAGAGCGTATGCTTCAGCCATGA
- the gltA gene encoding citrate synthase, whose translation MSDKKATLTVGDQTWEFPVRSGSIGPDVIDIGSLYKETGMFTYDPGFTSTASCESEITYIDGEKGVLLYRGYPIEQLAEHGDFLETCYLLLYGHLPTPEEKRDFDTRVTRHTMVHEQMSKFYTGYRRDSHPMAVMVGIVGGLSAFYHDSTDIADPHQRMVASLRMIAKMPTMAAMAYKYSIGQPFVYPRNDLDYAANFLHMCFSVPAEPYEVNPVLARAMDRIFILHADHEQNASTSTVRLAGSSGANPFGCIAAGIACLWGPAHGGANEAALNMLHEIGTVDRVAEYVARAKDKDDPFRLMGFGHRVYKNYDPRARIMQQTCHEVLNELGHGDDPTLQVAMELEKIALNDEYFIEKKLYPNIDFYSGITLRALGFPAEMFTVLFAMARSVGWIAQWKEMVEDPSQRIGRPRQLFNGAPMRDYVEMDDR comes from the coding sequence ATGAGTGATAAAAAAGCAACTTTGACTGTTGGTGACCAGACCTGGGAGTTTCCCGTGCGAAGCGGGTCTATCGGGCCTGACGTCATCGACATCGGGTCCCTCTATAAAGAAACCGGAATGTTCACCTACGACCCTGGCTTTACCTCTACGGCATCTTGTGAGTCAGAAATCACTTATATCGATGGCGAAAAAGGTGTGCTGCTTTATCGTGGCTACCCGATCGAACAGTTGGCTGAGCATGGAGACTTTCTGGAAACATGTTATCTGCTGCTGTATGGACACCTGCCTACCCCTGAAGAAAAACGCGATTTTGACACGCGCGTGACCCGCCATACCATGGTTCACGAGCAGATGAGCAAATTCTACACCGGCTATCGTCGTGACTCCCATCCTATGGCTGTCATGGTTGGCATCGTTGGTGGTCTGTCTGCCTTCTATCATGACTCCACCGATATTGCCGACCCACATCAGCGCATGGTTGCGTCCCTCCGCATGATCGCGAAGATGCCGACCATGGCTGCTATGGCCTATAAATACTCCATCGGTCAGCCATTTGTGTATCCACGCAACGACCTCGACTATGCAGCAAACTTCCTGCATATGTGCTTCTCGGTTCCTGCCGAGCCATATGAAGTGAACCCTGTTCTGGCGCGCGCCATGGATCGCATCTTCATCCTCCATGCCGACCACGAACAAAATGCATCGACCTCCACCGTGCGTCTTGCCGGTTCTTCCGGGGCAAACCCGTTCGGCTGTATTGCTGCCGGTATCGCTTGTCTCTGGGGCCCAGCTCATGGTGGTGCCAACGAAGCAGCTCTCAACATGCTGCATGAAATCGGCACAGTTGATCGTGTGGCAGAATATGTTGCCAGAGCGAAAGACAAGGATGATCCGTTCCGTCTGATGGGCTTCGGTCACCGCGTTTATAAAAACTATGACCCGCGCGCGCGCATTATGCAGCAGACCTGTCATGAAGTGCTCAACGAGCTCGGCCATGGGGACGACCCGACCCTTCAGGTCGCGATGGAACTGGAAAAGATTGCTCTTAACGATGAGTATTTCATCGAGAAGAAACTCTATCCCAACATCGACTTCTATTCCGGTATCACCCTGCGTGCATTGGGCTTCCCGGCTGAAATGTTCACTGTGCTCTTCGCGATGGCCCGTAGTGTTGGCTGGATTGCCCAGTGGAAAGAAATGGTGGAAGATCCCTCCCAGCGCATCGGTCGTCCGCGTCAGCTGTTCAATGGCGCCCCTATGCGCGACTATGTCGAAATGGACGATCGTTAA
- the fabZ gene encoding 3-hydroxyacyl-ACP dehydratase FabZ, whose product MSEKQTLDSADIMRVLELLPHRYPFLMIDRIIDMDGDDSCIGVKNVTINEPHFQGHFPVQPVMPGVLIIEAMAQTAGALCVNSRKDLGSPSLVYFMTIEKAKFRKPVVPGDVLHIHVQKVKNRANIWKFACVAKVDDAKVAEAEVSAMLIGEEQK is encoded by the coding sequence ATGAGTGAAAAACAGACCCTTGATAGTGCAGATATCATGCGCGTTCTGGAGCTGCTGCCGCATCGCTATCCGTTCTTGATGATTGATCGCATCATTGACATGGACGGTGACGACAGCTGTATTGGCGTGAAAAATGTCACCATCAATGAGCCACATTTTCAGGGGCATTTCCCTGTTCAGCCTGTTATGCCGGGTGTATTGATCATCGAAGCGATGGCCCAGACAGCTGGCGCGCTTTGTGTGAACAGCCGCAAAGATCTTGGCTCTCCCAGCCTTGTCTATTTCATGACGATCGAAAAGGCCAAATTCCGCAAGCCTGTCGTGCCGGGAGACGTTCTTCATATTCACGTCCAAAAGGTCAAGAACCGCGCCAATATCTGGAAATTTGCTTGTGTTGCCAAGGTAGATGACGCAAAAGTCGCTGAGGCAGAAGTGAGTGCGATGTTGATCGGAGAAGAACAGAAATAA